The proteins below are encoded in one region of Armatimonadota bacterium:
- a CDS encoding C_GCAxxG_C_C family protein produces MSAERASRIAVDHFSKGFNCAESALLGLTEALGIESECVPRIATPFGGGMGRYGEVCGAITGALMAIGLKLGRQGGDDTAARDRVYPKVVRLMRACEIEFGAVECRVLTGCDMLTAEGRERFQREKMHTDLCAKLVVFAAEEAYRISTE; encoded by the coding sequence ATGTCAGCAGAGAGAGCATCACGGATTGCGGTGGATCACTTCAGCAAGGGGTTCAACTGCGCAGAGTCGGCACTGCTGGGACTGACTGAGGCGCTGGGTATCGAGTCGGAGTGCGTGCCGAGGATCGCCACGCCGTTTGGCGGAGGCATGGGCCGGTACGGCGAGGTCTGCGGGGCGATCACCGGTGCGCTGATGGCGATCGGGCTCAAACTCGGTCGTCAAGGCGGCGATGACACGGCCGCGAGGGACAGGGTCTATCCCAAAGTCGTACGCCTCATGCGGGCCTGCGAGATCGAGTTCGGTGCCGTCGAGTGCCGGGTTCTAACCGGATGCGATATGCTCACCGCCGAGGGGCGGGAACGCTTCCAGCGGGAGAAGATGCACACCGACTTGTGCGCGAAGCTCGTCGTCTTCGCAGCCGAAGAGGCCTACCGGATCAGCACGGAATAG